Proteins from a single region of Phycisphaeraceae bacterium D3-23:
- the pth gene encoding aminoacyl-tRNA hydrolase — protein sequence MKLIVGLGNPGPEYAKTRHNVGFMLVDRLATRHNLTGAKHKFHSGVLDGEIFCGPDGTMSPHRCLLMQPMTYMNRSGLAVAEAVRFYKLEPTTDVLVLVDDIALDCGVIRLRAGGSSGGHNGLTDIERALGTRDYPRLRIGVDPKGRVPQKDYVLGRFTPEQWDRTDPALDRGVKCIEMWLSEGLEKAASLFNAKAAEG from the coding sequence ATGAAACTCATCGTTGGCCTGGGCAACCCCGGCCCCGAATACGCCAAGACCCGCCACAACGTCGGCTTCATGCTCGTCGACCGCCTCGCCACGCGCCACAACCTCACCGGCGCGAAACACAAGTTCCACAGCGGCGTGCTCGACGGCGAGATCTTCTGCGGGCCCGACGGAACAATGTCGCCGCACCGCTGCCTGCTGATGCAGCCGATGACGTACATGAACCGCTCGGGGCTCGCCGTCGCCGAGGCCGTGCGGTTTTACAAGCTCGAACCGACAACGGATGTGCTCGTGCTCGTCGACGACATCGCGCTGGACTGCGGCGTCATACGCCTCCGCGCCGGCGGCTCGTCCGGTGGGCACAACGGGCTCACCGACATCGAACGCGCCTTGGGCACACGTGACTACCCCCGCCTCCGCATCGGCGTCGACCCCAAGGGCCGTGTCCCGCAGAAGGACTACGTCCTGGGCAGGTTCACCCCCGAGCAATGGGACCGCACCGACCCGGCCTTGGACCGCGGCGTCAAGTGCATCGAGATGTGGCTGAGCGAGGGTCTGGAGAAGGCGGCGAGTTTGTTTAACGCGAAGGCGGCCGAGGGGTAG
- a CDS encoding 50S ribosomal protein L25, translating to MATATIPTLDTQAREKLGTRYAKREREAGRTPAVIYGHKQDPVHVTVDSRAFNDVLHGEAHLIDVSVDGKSEHVLIKALQWDTFSRFVVHVDLERVNLSESVEVEVELVLIGEPKALNQSGVVLDHPTTMVGIKCRADQIPSHLEHNIASLEMGDPVTVADLTPPAGVEITSSPEQLICQISGVKVSASVEEALEGGATEATEDGAEPAVIGKDEDAEGEDKGA from the coding sequence ATGGCCACCGCAACGATCCCGACCCTCGATACCCAGGCCCGCGAAAAGCTCGGCACCCGCTACGCCAAACGCGAACGCGAGGCCGGACGCACCCCCGCAGTGATCTACGGCCACAAGCAGGACCCCGTCCATGTCACCGTTGATTCCCGCGCGTTCAACGATGTCCTCCACGGCGAAGCCCACCTCATCGACGTCAGCGTCGACGGCAAGAGCGAGCACGTCCTGATCAAGGCCCTCCAGTGGGATACCTTCAGCCGCTTCGTCGTGCACGTCGACCTCGAGCGCGTGAACCTGTCCGAATCGGTCGAGGTCGAGGTCGAACTCGTCCTCATCGGCGAGCCCAAGGCGCTCAACCAGTCGGGCGTCGTGCTCGACCACCCGACGACGATGGTCGGCATCAAGTGCCGCGCCGACCAGATCCCCTCCCACCTGGAACACAACATCGCCAGCCTCGAGATGGGCGACCCCGTGACCGTCGCGGACCTCACCCCCCCCGCCGGCGTTGAAATCACCAGCTCGCCCGAGCAGCTGATCTGCCAGATCTCCGGCGTGAAGGTCTCTGCCTCGGTCGAAGAGGCCCTCGAAGGTGGCGCAACCGAAGCCACCGAAGACGGAGCCGAGCCCGCAGTCATCGGCAAGGACGAAGACGCCGAAGGCGAAGACAAGGGCGCGTAA
- a CDS encoding ribose-phosphate pyrophosphokinase yields MSASDADAIKIFHGRASRDLCEGVCDYLTLPIGKATTRMFPDGEIMVKIDEDVRGRDCYVVQSTHDPVNAHLMELLIYIDTLRRASAGQITAVIPYFGYARQDRKDEGRVPITAKLVANLITAAGANRVLAMDLHAAQIQGFFDIPVDHLHAGPVLLEYFRKLQATTQGEIVMVSPDAGNAKMASVFANHLGIDIAIIDKRRTSGTEVTSTNIIGDVDGKSVFMIDDMISTAGTIQQAALLVKERGAKSVVVACTHAVLVGLAMERLAEAPIDQVVVTDTIPESDRYAPIRDKLVVLSVAELIGEAIHRIHHKRSVSSLLQTGGGKR; encoded by the coding sequence ATGAGCGCCTCCGACGCCGACGCCATCAAGATCTTCCACGGCCGCGCCAGCCGCGACCTGTGCGAGGGGGTCTGCGACTACCTCACGCTCCCGATCGGCAAGGCCACCACCCGGATGTTCCCCGACGGCGAGATCATGGTGAAGATCGACGAGGACGTGCGCGGCCGGGACTGCTACGTCGTCCAGTCGACGCACGACCCGGTCAACGCGCACCTGATGGAGCTGTTGATCTATATCGACACGCTCCGCCGCGCGTCGGCCGGGCAGATCACGGCCGTCATCCCCTACTTCGGCTACGCCCGTCAGGACCGCAAGGACGAGGGCCGGGTCCCCATCACCGCGAAGCTCGTGGCGAACCTGATCACCGCGGCCGGGGCCAACCGTGTGTTGGCGATGGACCTGCACGCCGCGCAGATCCAGGGCTTCTTCGACATCCCCGTCGACCACCTCCACGCCGGGCCCGTCCTGCTCGAGTACTTCCGAAAACTCCAGGCAACAACTCAAGGCGAGATCGTCATGGTCAGCCCCGACGCCGGCAACGCGAAGATGGCGTCCGTCTTCGCCAACCACCTGGGCATCGACATCGCCATCATCGACAAGCGGCGCACCTCCGGCACCGAGGTCACCTCGACCAACATCATCGGCGACGTCGACGGCAAGAGCGTCTTCATGATCGACGACATGATCTCGACCGCCGGGACGATCCAGCAGGCAGCACTGCTCGTGAAAGAACGCGGGGCCAAAAGCGTGGTCGTCGCGTGTACGCACGCCGTGCTCGTCGGGCTTGCGATGGAGCGCCTGGCCGAGGCACCGATCGACCAGGTCGTCGTGACCGACACGATCCCCGAGTCCGACCGCTACGCCCCGATCCGCGACAAGCTCGTCGTCCTCTCCGTGGCCGAACTGATCGGCGAAGCCATCCACCGTATCCACCACAAACGCAGCGTCTCCTCGCTGCTCCAGACCGGCGGCGGCAAACGCTGA
- a CDS encoding NTP transferase domain-containing protein gives MNHAEPTPPAAIILAAGKGTRMKSDLPKVLHEVAGRPMVWWVVQACKEAGADLCVVVVGYKGELVREALAEETGVAFVEQTEQLGTAHAAQMAEPVFEGRAVGDVFVLAGDGPLIRGKTLARLLEVHRRTGAASTLATSVIDDPTGYGRIVRTADGSFSAIVEQKDATPDQLAIREVNPSYYCFRGDALFKTIDQVGSANSQGEYYITDAPGLLKQQGQTVTVVDAVPPEDVLSINTLEQLAEVDRILQDRLATA, from the coding sequence TTGAACCACGCCGAGCCCACCCCCCCCGCCGCGATCATCCTGGCCGCCGGCAAAGGCACGCGCATGAAGAGCGACCTGCCCAAGGTGCTCCACGAGGTCGCGGGCAGGCCGATGGTCTGGTGGGTCGTTCAGGCCTGCAAGGAGGCGGGGGCCGACCTGTGTGTTGTCGTCGTCGGCTACAAGGGCGAGCTCGTCCGCGAAGCGCTCGCCGAGGAAACCGGCGTCGCGTTTGTCGAGCAGACCGAGCAGCTCGGCACCGCGCACGCCGCGCAGATGGCCGAGCCGGTCTTTGAAGGCCGAGCCGTCGGCGACGTCTTCGTCCTCGCGGGTGACGGCCCGCTCATCCGTGGCAAGACGCTCGCCCGGCTGCTCGAAGTCCACCGCCGGACCGGCGCGGCCTCCACCCTCGCGACCTCCGTCATCGACGACCCCACGGGCTACGGCCGGATCGTCCGCACAGCCGACGGCAGCTTCAGCGCGATCGTCGAGCAGAAAGACGCGACCCCCGACCAGCTCGCCATCCGCGAGGTCAACCCGAGCTACTACTGCTTCCGCGGCGATGCGCTCTTCAAAACCATCGACCAGGTCGGCAGCGCCAACAGCCAGGGCGAGTATTACATCACCGACGCCCCGGGGCTGCTCAAGCAGCAGGGCCAGACCGTGACCGTCGTCGATGCCGTGCCGCCCGAGGACGTGCTGTCGATCAACACGCTCGAACAACTCGCGGAAGTGGATCGGATCCTGCAAGACCGACTGGCGACGGCGTAA
- a CDS encoding NADAR family protein, whose product MSQPIRFYSVNEAFGEFSNFAPYPVKLKKKIWPTVEHYFQAQKFDDPKHCEAIRKANSPMIAARLGRDRKKKLRRNWDACRVGVMREAVLAKFSQHDELRALLLSTGDCKLIEHTENDSYWGDGGDGSGKNMLGRILMEVRAKLAEASAQGD is encoded by the coding sequence ATGTCGCAACCCATCCGTTTCTACAGCGTCAATGAAGCGTTCGGCGAGTTCTCGAACTTCGCGCCGTACCCCGTAAAACTAAAGAAGAAAATCTGGCCCACCGTCGAACACTACTTCCAGGCACAGAAGTTTGACGACCCGAAACATTGCGAAGCCATCCGCAAAGCCAACAGCCCCATGATCGCGGCCCGCCTGGGGCGAGACCGGAAAAAGAAGCTCAGGCGTAACTGGGACGCTTGCCGTGTGGGTGTGATGCGCGAAGCCGTGCTCGCAAAATTCTCTCAGCATGACGAACTGCGTGCCCTGCTGCTGTCCACCGGCGACTGCAAACTCATCGAGCACACCGAGAACGACAGCTATTGGGGAGACGGCGGAGACGGCTCCGGGAAGAACATGCTCGGGCGGATCCTGATGGAAGTCCGCGCCAAACTCGCCGAAGCATCCGCCCAAGGAGATTGA
- a CDS encoding helix-hairpin-helix domain-containing protein — protein sequence MPIPCTQLAIAVFTLAMLLSTVLVGAVRSTPIDQLEREPMSLLIEANHADVDTLCLLPEVGPSIARKLIAYRESQGPLRTPDDLEAVSGIGPKKRAAIEPWVVFNQ from the coding sequence ATGCCGATCCCGTGCACCCAACTCGCGATCGCAGTTTTCACGCTGGCGATGCTCCTTTCGACCGTGCTTGTTGGTGCCGTGCGTTCGACGCCGATCGATCAGCTCGAACGCGAGCCGATGTCGCTCCTGATCGAGGCGAACCACGCCGACGTCGATACCCTCTGCCTCCTGCCCGAGGTCGGCCCAAGCATCGCCCGCAAGCTCATCGCCTACCGCGAATCCCAAGGCCCGCTGCGCACCCCCGACGACCTCGAAGCGGTCTCCGGCATCGGCCCAAAAAAACGCGCGGCGATCGAGCCGTGGGTCGTGTTCAACCAATAG
- a CDS encoding protein kinase — MTETLPTPTPDATELQVPSDGGSVPRRFGRYQIEQVTGKGAMGWVVLARDLTLQRPVALKLFHVSGTEDVQRKVKKRYVDEARSAAALVHPHILQIYEVGLFEGWVFIAMEVLPGGDLRDQVRARGPMGWHEACTLIQQAADGLSYAHQQGMIHRDIKPANLMRTQRGDCKVVDFGLTTRVDAPIGEPGAGTPNYQSPESARGHNGPQNDVWGLAASLWFLLTGMPPFALDKPKDVLKIHDALLLPDLRTLRPDVPEPVVRVIEQALAKNPGERFHLAEDFGRVLQLAVAHATRSSTDPMPPAFTRPVNPDLVELASAMGDVDPSGSALSHSRSMSHAQQGHARRKEATPVWVYGLIAFLATAALVGTALLLMQGNSGRPAPTQTGQNGGASAGEGMADGQQPAPLSPSDASADNASQGHATADRRRSDDGDAPRSDAVTSADVDSDHLTEQFGVKPGLTETINGVAITASSADAASPPGLAIDGDRDTAWRSDSKGWGRNTLTLDLGEPVMLESVTVYWGDPLPRQVVIHISVDGDLWTVFSKPHAVDDREDAHRPLFMEEARFITIETRGEPAGEPDIRVREIDLVYE; from the coding sequence TTGACCGAAACGCTCCCCACGCCGACCCCCGACGCGACGGAGTTGCAAGTGCCGTCGGACGGCGGGAGCGTGCCGCGTCGGTTTGGCAGATACCAGATCGAGCAGGTGACGGGGAAGGGCGCGATGGGCTGGGTCGTCCTTGCGCGCGACCTGACGCTGCAGCGGCCCGTTGCGCTGAAGTTGTTCCACGTGTCTGGCACCGAGGATGTCCAGCGCAAGGTCAAGAAACGCTATGTCGATGAGGCCCGTTCTGCGGCCGCGCTAGTCCACCCACACATCCTGCAGATCTACGAGGTCGGGCTCTTCGAGGGCTGGGTCTTCATCGCGATGGAGGTCCTGCCCGGCGGCGACCTGCGCGACCAGGTCCGCGCGCGCGGACCGATGGGCTGGCACGAGGCGTGTACGCTGATCCAACAGGCGGCCGACGGATTGTCCTACGCGCACCAGCAGGGCATGATCCACCGTGACATCAAGCCCGCGAACCTGATGCGGACGCAGCGTGGCGACTGCAAGGTCGTCGACTTCGGGCTCACCACGCGCGTCGACGCGCCGATCGGCGAGCCGGGCGCGGGCACGCCGAACTACCAGTCGCCCGAGTCGGCGCGGGGGCACAACGGGCCGCAGAACGACGTGTGGGGGCTCGCGGCGTCGCTGTGGTTTTTGCTGACGGGGATGCCGCCGTTCGCGCTCGATAAGCCCAAGGATGTTTTGAAGATCCACGACGCATTGCTGCTGCCCGACCTGCGCACGCTTCGACCGGACGTGCCCGAGCCGGTCGTGCGGGTGATCGAGCAGGCGCTGGCGAAGAACCCGGGCGAGCGGTTCCATCTGGCCGAGGACTTTGGGCGTGTGCTGCAACTCGCAGTGGCGCACGCGACGCGGTCGTCGACGGACCCCATGCCCCCGGCGTTTACCCGGCCGGTCAACCCGGACCTGGTCGAACTCGCCAGCGCGATGGGCGATGTCGATCCGTCGGGCTCGGCGCTCTCGCACAGCCGGTCGATGAGCCACGCCCAGCAAGGCCATGCCCGGCGAAAAGAGGCGACGCCGGTCTGGGTCTACGGGCTCATCGCGTTCCTGGCGACGGCTGCCCTGGTCGGCACCGCGCTGCTCCTGATGCAGGGGAACAGCGGTCGCCCTGCCCCGACCCAGACAGGGCAAAACGGCGGCGCGAGCGCTGGCGAGGGTATGGCCGACGGGCAGCAGCCAGCGCCGCTTTCGCCGAGTGACGCGTCGGCGGACAACGCATCGCAAGGCCATGCCACCGCTGACCGTAGGCGATCCGACGATGGGGATGCGCCCCGCAGTGATGCCGTGACCAGCGCCGACGTGGACTCGGACCATCTCACCGAGCAGTTCGGCGTCAAGCCCGGGCTGACCGAGACGATCAACGGCGTCGCCATCACCGCCTCCAGTGCCGACGCCGCGTCCCCGCCCGGGCTCGCGATCGACGGCGACCGCGACACCGCCTGGCGAAGCGACTCCAAGGGTTGGGGCCGCAACACCCTCACCCTCGACCTGGGCGAGCCCGTGATGCTCGAGTCGGTCACGGTCTATTGGGGCGACCCGCTGCCCCGACAGGTGGTCATCCACATCTCGGTGGACGGCGACCTCTGGACGGTCTTCAGTAAGCCCCATGCGGTCGATGATCGAGAAGACGCGCACCGGCCACTGTTCATGGAGGAGGCGCGGTTCATCACGATCGAGACACGCGGCGAGCCGGCGGGCGAGCCGGACATCCGGGTGCGCGAGATTGACCTGGTTTATGAGTGA
- a CDS encoding TIGR02281 family clan AA aspartic protease, with protein MLLKSVFVALLLALLPAGVSQADEAGDALIAEHGLSLAGAVYVLEGEQEVTRQRRTLQSAQRDLTDAEDDFRRAERQIAQAQAYIARLQAEMDELRSRLRRSDTQREYDRRATALERKAAEIEEVQEQRQAFEDEQQLLIDEARAAYLTVLFELVDQADAVAAEYAQLEDDEPLTQAIAAKAEADNRRYALGPSRGFERMRTELAQSADEYSAGVVDLRKEGNILMIDVRINGNPIRSMILDTGAGSMSLPYAFANDLGITPDENTEQIQVQMADGKLVDAWRMTLESVQVGQFLVRDVDCIVLPEELHAAPALLGNSFLAHFTFNVDPDRGKLLLSRIDPEDEAEEDE; from the coding sequence ATGCTGCTCAAAAGCGTCTTCGTTGCCCTGCTATTGGCGTTGTTGCCTGCGGGGGTTAGCCAAGCCGATGAAGCAGGCGACGCGCTGATCGCGGAGCATGGGCTGTCCCTCGCCGGTGCCGTCTACGTACTCGAGGGCGAGCAGGAAGTGACCCGGCAACGCCGCACGCTCCAGTCCGCCCAGCGCGACCTGACCGACGCAGAGGATGACTTCCGCCGCGCGGAACGACAGATCGCGCAGGCCCAGGCGTACATCGCCCGGCTCCAGGCCGAGATGGATGAGCTGCGAAGCCGGCTCCGTCGCTCGGACACGCAGCGTGAGTACGACCGAAGGGCCACGGCACTCGAGCGCAAGGCCGCCGAGATCGAAGAGGTGCAGGAGCAACGCCAGGCCTTTGAAGACGAGCAGCAGTTGCTCATAGACGAGGCCCGAGCGGCCTACCTGACGGTCTTGTTCGAGTTAGTCGACCAGGCCGACGCCGTCGCGGCCGAGTATGCACAGCTCGAAGATGACGAGCCGCTGACCCAGGCGATCGCCGCGAAGGCAGAAGCGGACAACCGCCGCTATGCACTTGGCCCAAGCCGTGGCTTCGAGCGGATGCGCACCGAGCTTGCGCAGTCGGCGGATGAATACTCGGCCGGTGTTGTCGACCTGCGTAAAGAAGGCAACATCCTGATGATCGATGTCCGTATCAACGGCAACCCGATCCGCAGCATGATCCTCGACACCGGGGCCGGCTCGATGAGTCTGCCCTACGCTTTCGCGAATGACTTGGGCATCACGCCCGACGAGAACACCGAACAGATCCAGGTCCAGATGGCCGACGGCAAACTCGTTGACGCCTGGCGGATGACACTTGAATCTGTGCAGGTGGGACAGTTCCTCGTCCGCGATGTCGATTGCATCGTCCTGCCCGAAGAACTCCACGCCGCCCCGGCCCTGCTGGGCAACTCGTTCCTGGCACATTTCACCTTCAATGTCGATCCCGACCGCGGCAAGCTGCTGCTCAGTCGGATCGACCCCGAGGATGAAGCCGAAGAAGACGAGTGA
- a CDS encoding LuxR C-terminal-related transcriptional regulator codes for MSDPLAGYGHLLAARLACEFPVQAAAVLLERGPADAPGLACALGARYAGRVYNKQLTQWCQLYLGGWLRRDRPTPENPVQVIKHSAKNLHPGSTIDMALFRQLESEHAVLARSEVGAVILHICLFLGPLAQTSPSRQAHLLRAALPAITGRLALVMAPPVVKARARTHTPLSAAEREIIPLLLQRNSERTIADRLGKSRNTVHTHVKSIYLKLGVHSRKELRRRQDFSENT; via the coding sequence TTGTCTGATCCGCTTGCCGGGTACGGACACCTGCTGGCAGCCCGGCTCGCCTGCGAGTTTCCCGTGCAGGCAGCGGCGGTACTGCTTGAGCGAGGGCCGGCTGATGCTCCGGGGTTGGCTTGCGCGCTTGGGGCACGCTACGCCGGGCGGGTGTACAACAAACAGCTAACCCAATGGTGCCAGTTGTACTTGGGCGGATGGCTGCGGCGGGATCGGCCCACACCCGAAAATCCGGTACAGGTAATCAAGCATTCAGCTAAGAACCTCCACCCAGGCAGCACCATCGACATGGCGTTGTTTAGGCAACTCGAAAGCGAACATGCCGTGCTGGCGCGTAGCGAAGTCGGTGCTGTGATCCTCCACATATGCCTCTTCCTGGGCCCGCTCGCACAGACTTCTCCGAGCCGGCAAGCACACCTCCTTCGAGCCGCCCTGCCCGCCATCACGGGTCGGCTTGCGCTAGTGATGGCTCCGCCCGTCGTGAAAGCAAGAGCCCGGACCCACACCCCGCTGAGCGCGGCCGAGCGCGAGATCATCCCCCTCCTGCTCCAGCGCAATTCCGAGCGCACCATCGCCGATCGCCTGGGGAAATCCAGAAACACCGTCCATACCCATGTCAAAAGCATCTATCTCAAGCTCGGCGTCCATTCACGTAAGGAGCTGCGCCGCCGGCAGGATTTTTCGGAGAACACGTGA
- a CDS encoding trypsin-like peptidase domain-containing protein codes for MRTPFVYRRLMAAVLLGCGSSFVACASAQAVEESVVDTAVEAGVDIAELREPKTLEQLQALEAQVEAVVAMAAPATVCIRAGGGSGSGVIVSEDGLVLTAGHVAMRPGTRVTFIFPDGSTARGEALGINEGIDSGLLKITDEGPWPFVEMGDLDTVERGDWVVAMGHPGGFDAERPVVARLGRVLNSRDTVVQSDCTIIGGDSGGPLFDLNGRVVGIHSRIGGGLTANFHVPISTYTDTWDRLAAGEMWNRAMPTRALRAGDAYIGVRPNRRGGAVVGEVIDGQAADNAGMRRGDRVVAVAGKPVESFGDIVHEIRAAEPGDVVVFSVVRGDDELDLELEMGEYNPEE; via the coding sequence ATGCGGACCCCTTTTGTGTATCGTCGGCTGATGGCCGCGGTGTTGCTGGGCTGCGGCTCGTCATTCGTGGCCTGTGCCTCGGCCCAGGCGGTCGAGGAGTCGGTTGTTGACACGGCCGTCGAGGCCGGCGTGGATATCGCTGAACTCCGCGAGCCCAAGACGCTGGAACAGTTGCAGGCGCTCGAAGCCCAGGTCGAGGCGGTGGTCGCGATGGCCGCGCCGGCGACGGTGTGCATCCGGGCGGGCGGCGGCTCGGGCAGCGGCGTGATCGTGTCGGAGGACGGGCTCGTGCTTACTGCCGGCCACGTCGCGATGCGGCCGGGCACGCGTGTGACTTTTATCTTCCCCGACGGCAGCACCGCACGCGGCGAGGCGCTGGGTATCAACGAAGGCATCGACTCCGGCCTGCTCAAGATCACCGACGAAGGCCCCTGGCCTTTCGTCGAGATGGGCGACCTGGACACCGTCGAACGCGGCGACTGGGTCGTCGCGATGGGCCACCCAGGCGGGTTCGACGCCGAGCGGCCCGTGGTCGCGCGTCTGGGGCGGGTGCTCAACAGTCGGGACACCGTCGTGCAGAGCGACTGCACGATTATTGGTGGCGACTCGGGCGGGCCTTTGTTTGATTTGAACGGCCGCGTGGTTGGTATCCACAGCCGGATCGGCGGCGGGCTGACGGCAAACTTCCATGTGCCGATCTCGACATACACCGACACTTGGGATCGGCTCGCGGCCGGTGAAATGTGGAACCGCGCGATGCCCACTCGCGCACTGCGGGCGGGCGACGCCTATATCGGTGTCCGCCCCAACCGGCGGGGCGGGGCGGTTGTCGGTGAAGTGATCGACGGGCAGGCGGCGGACAACGCGGGGATGCGCCGCGGCGACCGGGTTGTGGCCGTGGCGGGGAAGCCGGTCGAGTCGTTCGGCGACATCGTCCATGAGATCCGTGCAGCAGAGCCCGGCGATGTCGTGGTGTTCTCGGTGGTGCGTGGCGACGACGAGCTCGACCTTGAGCTCGAGATGGGCGAGTACAACCCCGAAGAGTAG